A single genomic interval of Nerophis ophidion isolate RoL-2023_Sa linkage group LG11, RoL_Noph_v1.0, whole genome shotgun sequence harbors:
- the LOC133561900 gene encoding alpha-1,3-mannosyl-glycoprotein 2-beta-N-acetylglucosaminyltransferase-like isoform X1 has protein sequence MLRQRGSLILCGTFLFLSWNAILVLLLWGGSPGQEQREETVMPGDDVVADVMRMADMFEAELEIQNKILTDIKSHQVLLGLDDKKLKLLLPLQPVIPVLVIACDRVSVKRCLDKLLQTRPSNRHHPIIVSQDCGHVETADVIRSYGSLVTHLKQPDLSDIAVPPEHKRFKGYYKISRHYRWALSQVFRNYSTVIIVEDDLEVAPDFFEYFRALLPLLKSDPSLWCVSAWNDNGRDGFVDPAAANLLHRTDFFPGLGWMLLREVWEELEPKWPASFWDDWMRQPAQRRDHACIRPEISRTLTFGRQGVSLGQFFDNYLRYIKLNSKYVPFTKLDLSYLKDETYRKNFEKEVYSAPLVTFENVKQGQLEGPGPFRLQYSSKDSFKVFAKNLGIMDDLKSGVPRTGYRGVVSFFSRGRRIYIAPPPGWTQYDPTWN, from the exons ATGCTCCGCCAGCGAGGCTCCCTCATTCTGTGTGGCACTTTCCTGTTCCTCAGCTGGAACGCCATCCTGGTGCTCCTGCTGTGGGGCGGGTCGCCCGGCCAAGAGCAGAGAGAAGAGACGGTGATGCCCGGCGACGACGTGGTGGCCGACGTGATGCGCATGGCGGACATGTTCGAGGCTGAGTTGGAGATCCAAAACAAAATCCTGACAGATATCAAAAGCCACCAGGTGCTCTTGGGACTCGATGACAAGAAGCTGAAACTCCTCCTGCCTCTCCAGCCTGTCATCCCCGTCCTGGTCATTGCCTGTGACCGGGTCTCTGTGAAACGCTGCCTGGACAAACTGCTGCAGACCCGCCCCTCTAACAGGCACCATCCAATCATAGTGAGCCAAGATTGTGGGCACGTTGAGACCGCCGATGTGATCCGCTCCTACGGAAGTCTGGTCACTCATTTGAAACAGCCGGACTTGTCAGACATAGCTGTGCCACCAGAGCACAAAAGGTTCAAGGGGTACTACAAGATCTCCAGACATTACCGCTGGGCTCTGAGTCAAGTGTTCAGGAACTACTCGACTGTCATCATTGTGGAAGACGACCTGGAG GTGGCGCCAGACTTCTTTGAGTACTTCAGAGCGTTGCTGCCGCTCCTGAAGTCCGACCCCAGCCTGTGGTGCGTGTCAGCCTGGAACGACAACGGCAGGGACGGCTTTGTGGACCCAGCTGCGGCCAACCTGCTCCACCGGACAGACTTCTTTCCCGGCCTGGGCTGGATGCTGCTGAGGGAGGTGTGGGAGGAGCTGGAGCCGAAGTGGCCCGCCTCCTTCTGGGACGACTGGATGCGCCAGCCCGCGCAGCGCCGCGACCACGCCTGCATCCGCCCGGAGATCTCCCGGACGTTGACCTTTGGCCGGCAAGGCGTGAGTTTGGGTCAGTTTTTTGACAACTACCTGCGATACATTAAACTGAACTCTAAATACGTGCCTTTCACAAAGTTGGACCTGAGTTACTTGAAGGATGAGACATACAGGAAGAACTTTGAGAAGGAGGTTTACAGCGCTCCACTGGTCACCTTTGAAAATGTCAAGCAGGGACAGCTGGAGGGACCCGGGCCCTTTCGCCTGCAGTACTCCAGCAAGGACAGCTTTAAAGTGTTTGCAAAGAACCTGGGAATAATGGACGACCTGAAGTCTGGGGTCCCACGGACAGGCTACAGAGGGGTTGTCAGTTTCTTCTCAAGAGGCCGCAGGATTTATATTGCCCCTCCTCCAGGTTGGACCCAGTATGATCCCACTTGGAACTGA